A window of Synergistaceae bacterium contains these coding sequences:
- the nadD gene encoding nicotinate-nucleotide adenylyltransferase: MRTGIMGGTFDPIHYGHLLAAEEARRILNLERLIFVPTGDPPHKINNRVTPGEDRYAMTLLATAGVLEYSVSRTEIDRKESSYTVDTLREFVQSGINPEDLFFITGLDAMLSITSWFDYEKIPTLCTLVTARRPGYPVSGIEKLPKFIRDDLKYIEIPQFAISSTEIRERVKVGKGIRFLVPHLVEIYIMSNNLYRGD; this comes from the coding sequence ATGAGAACAGGAATAATGGGCGGCACATTTGATCCGATTCATTACGGGCATTTACTCGCCGCAGAAGAAGCAAGACGAATATTGAATCTCGAACGCTTAATATTTGTACCGACGGGAGATCCCCCGCACAAGATTAATAATCGCGTTACACCTGGTGAAGACAGATACGCAATGACTCTATTAGCTACAGCAGGCGTGCTTGAGTATTCAGTTTCGCGCACAGAAATTGACCGCAAAGAGTCTTCATATACTGTAGACACGTTAAGAGAGTTCGTGCAGTCAGGCATTAACCCGGAAGATTTATTTTTCATCACAGGACTTGACGCAATGTTATCAATTACATCATGGTTTGATTACGAGAAAATCCCGACTTTATGCACACTTGTAACAGCAAGAAGACCCGGCTACCCTGTCAGCGGAATAGAAAAACTCCCTAAATTTATTCGTGATGATTTAAAATATATAGAGATTCCGCAGTTCGCAATATCAAGCACTGAAATTCGCGAGCGGGTCAAAGTCGGTAAGGGAATAAGATTTCTTGTGCCTCACTTGGTAGAAATTTATATAATGTCAAATAATTTATACAGAGGTGATTAA